The Sagittula sp. P11 genome window below encodes:
- a CDS encoding ATPase, giving the protein MNMQSSTVIAPPAPRRLEDMSLSTVMMRDIVLKTLFRKNTNKVTQLARAVCLPVPVCQEIIDMARAQGLMEAMGTLGAAGQVANEMPYQLTDSGKARALDALAQSEYFGPMPVPLEVYREQVERQSIRNIQITREQLTSAMGHLILPNDLISNLGPAVSSGRSILMYGPPGNGKSSISNGIRDAMGDRIYVPRALEYSGQVITVYDPIVHSKAEEDADDPNALRQRARFDRRYVMCKRPTVITGGELSLSMLDLVYNPTARTYQAPLQLKSTGGIFIVDDLGRQAEPPQSLVNRWIVPLEEGKDILALQSGEKFEVPFDTLVIFSTNFHPNEIFDQAALRRIFFKIKIDGPSQENFLKIFALVARKKKMQLDEASLVHLLKTKYPTINNIFANYQPVFLIDQMIAVCDFEGLPYKMTPELIDRAWGNMFVKDEKIVK; this is encoded by the coding sequence ATGAACATGCAAAGCAGCACCGTCATTGCGCCTCCGGCGCCGCGCAGGCTCGAGGACATGAGCCTTTCGACCGTGATGATGCGCGACATCGTTCTCAAGACGCTGTTCCGCAAGAACACCAACAAGGTCACGCAACTGGCCCGCGCCGTCTGCCTGCCCGTGCCCGTCTGCCAGGAGATCATCGACATGGCCCGCGCCCAGGGCCTGATGGAGGCGATGGGCACATTGGGGGCCGCCGGGCAGGTCGCCAACGAGATGCCCTACCAGCTGACCGACAGCGGCAAGGCCCGCGCCCTCGACGCGCTGGCGCAGTCGGAGTACTTCGGCCCGATGCCCGTCCCGCTGGAGGTCTACCGCGAACAGGTCGAACGCCAGTCGATCCGCAACATCCAGATCACCCGCGAACAGCTTACCTCGGCGATGGGCCACCTGATCCTGCCGAACGACCTGATCTCCAACCTCGGGCCGGCGGTGTCCTCTGGCCGGTCGATCCTGATGTACGGCCCGCCGGGCAACGGCAAGTCGTCGATCTCCAACGGCATCCGCGACGCCATGGGCGACCGCATCTACGTGCCCCGCGCGCTGGAGTATTCCGGACAGGTCATCACCGTCTACGACCCGATCGTGCATTCGAAGGCCGAGGAGGACGCGGACGATCCCAACGCCCTGCGCCAGCGGGCCCGCTTCGACCGCCGCTACGTGATGTGCAAACGCCCGACGGTCATCACCGGGGGGGAGCTTTCGCTGTCGATGCTGGACCTCGTCTACAACCCCACGGCACGCACCTACCAGGCACCGCTCCAGTTGAAGTCCACCGGCGGCATCTTCATCGTCGACGACCTTGGCCGCCAGGCGGAACCGCCGCAAAGCCTCGTGAACCGCTGGATCGTGCCGCTGGAGGAAGGCAAGGACATCCTCGCCCTCCAGTCCGGCGAAAAGTTCGAGGTGCCCTTCGACACGTTGGTCATCTTCTCCACGAACTTCCACCCGAACGAGATCTTCGACCAAGCCGCGCTGCGCCGGATCTTCTTCAAGATCAAGATCGACGGCCCCAGCCAGGAGAACTTCCTGAAGATCTTCGCCCTCGTGGCCCGCAAGAAGAAGATGCAGCTGGACGAGGCCTCGCTCGTGCACCTGCTGAAGACCAAGTACCCGACGATCAACAACATCTTCGCCAACTACCAGCCGGTTTTCCTGATCGACCAGATGATTGCCGTCTGCGATTTCGAAGGGCTGCCCTACAAGATGACGCCCGAGCTGATCGACCGCGCATGGGGCAACATGTTCGTCAAGGACGAGAAGATCGTGAAGTAG
- a CDS encoding tetratricopeptide repeat protein, which yields MTPSSTWWSLAAILLFLTLAGCAPGEEVVDDPNPFAPSVDPDGEAVDGMIVGHRLMEAGEYHLALEAYTRAAGQKGINAETLTALGSVNLALGRLNQAEGLLRRAVELDPEWAEAWNNLGVLLMEKGETSEASLVFKKAYALDNGQNDSIRDNLRLALAKLENSRYDPEQEEEFRLVRRGSGSYQIRRNDV from the coding sequence ATGACCCCAAGTTCCACATGGTGGTCGCTTGCGGCGATCCTTCTCTTTTTGACACTTGCCGGATGCGCGCCGGGCGAAGAGGTCGTGGACGATCCGAACCCGTTTGCGCCCTCCGTCGATCCGGACGGCGAGGCCGTCGACGGCATGATCGTCGGCCACCGGCTGATGGAAGCGGGCGAGTACCATCTTGCGCTGGAGGCCTACACGCGCGCCGCGGGCCAGAAGGGCATCAACGCCGAAACCCTTACCGCGCTCGGTTCGGTCAACCTCGCGCTCGGCCGTTTGAACCAGGCGGAGGGGCTGTTGCGCCGCGCGGTGGAACTCGACCCGGAATGGGCCGAAGCCTGGAACAACCTTGGCGTCCTGCTGATGGAAAAGGGGGAAACCTCCGAGGCGAGCCTCGTGTTCAAGAAGGCCTATGCCCTCGACAATGGCCAAAACGACTCAATTCGCGATAATCTTCGCTTGGCGCTCGCAAAATTGGAAAATAGCCGGTATGATCCGGAACAAGAAGAAGAATTCAGGCTCGTGCGGCGGGGCAGCGGATCGTACCAGATCCGCAGGAACGACGTTTAA
- a CDS encoding lipopolysaccharide assembly protein LapB, translating into MRHLIRVTLGVAVAASLSACDKTIDKDEVDRKFQGVNVIDETNLNEVMLTVGDPNEAVNYFRRSSTTEPDRIDFQRGLASSLIRAKRFPEARIAWAQVVAHEDATNEDRVELADALIRTNDWDQAEKVLSSIPPTHESFKRYRLEAMIADGKKDWKKADAFYEVALGLTTKPASVMNNWGYSKLTRGDFREAERLFGEAINADQTMFTAKNNLVMARGAQGNYTLPVIPMTQPERAELLYTLGLAAVKRGDVQIGKGLLREAVETHPQHFEAAARALAALENGA; encoded by the coding sequence ATGCGCCATCTGATCCGTGTGACATTGGGCGTGGCCGTGGCGGCGTCGCTTTCCGCGTGCGACAAGACCATCGACAAGGACGAAGTGGACCGCAAGTTCCAGGGCGTCAACGTCATCGACGAGACGAACCTGAACGAGGTCATGCTGACCGTCGGCGACCCGAACGAGGCGGTCAACTACTTCAGGCGTTCCTCCACGACCGAGCCGGACCGGATCGACTTCCAGCGCGGCCTGGCCTCCAGCCTGATCCGGGCGAAGCGTTTTCCCGAGGCGCGGATCGCCTGGGCGCAGGTGGTTGCGCACGAGGATGCCACCAACGAGGACCGCGTGGAGCTTGCCGATGCACTGATCCGCACGAATGACTGGGATCAGGCGGAAAAGGTCCTGTCCTCGATCCCGCCGACACACGAATCCTTCAAGCGTTACCGGCTGGAGGCGATGATCGCCGACGGCAAGAAGGACTGGAAGAAGGCGGATGCCTTCTACGAGGTCGCGCTGGGTCTGACGACCAAGCCTGCCTCGGTGATGAATAACTGGGGCTATTCGAAGCTGACCCGCGGCGACTTCCGCGAGGCGGAGCGGCTGTTCGGAGAGGCGATAAACGCCGACCAGACGATGTTCACCGCGAAGAACAACCTCGTCATGGCGCGCGGCGCGCAGGGCAACTATACTCTGCCGGTCATCCCGATGACGCAGCCGGAGCGCGCGGAACTGCTTTATACGCTTGGCCTTGCGGCGGTAAAGCGCGGCGACGTGCAGATCGGCAAGGGGTTGCTGCGCGAAGCGGTGGAGACCCATCCGCAGCACTTCGAGGCGGCCGCCCGTGCCCTGGCCGCGCTTGAAAACGGCGCCTGA
- a CDS encoding prepilin peptidase — MSITVTEAAWFLPFVLPVCLYIMYTDMKGMRIPNHSVLAMFFIFVVVGFIVMPFDAYLWRYVHLIVVLVAGIALNAGGAVGAGDAKWAAAAAPFIALGDLRFLMILFAANLLAAFVAHRIAKFTPIRRLAPNWESWNAGSKFPMGLALGGTMAIYLGLGLFYGQAAG; from the coding sequence ATGTCGATAACGGTCACCGAAGCCGCCTGGTTCCTGCCTTTCGTCCTGCCGGTCTGCCTGTACATCATGTACACCGACATGAAGGGCATGCGCATTCCCAACCACTCCGTCCTTGCGATGTTCTTCATCTTCGTGGTGGTGGGGTTCATCGTCATGCCGTTCGACGCTTACCTATGGCGCTACGTGCATTTGATCGTGGTATTGGTCGCGGGCATTGCGCTGAACGCCGGGGGCGCCGTGGGGGCGGGGGATGCGAAGTGGGCGGCCGCTGCCGCGCCCTTCATCGCGCTAGGCGACCTGCGGTTCCTGATGATCCTCTTCGCAGCGAACCTGCTGGCGGCCTTTGTCGCCCACCGGATTGCCAAGTTCACGCCCATCCGGCGGCTGGCCCCGAACTGGGAAAGCTGGAACGCCGGGTCGAAGTTTCCCATGGGCCTCGCCCTTGGCGGCACCATGGCGATCTACCTCGGACTTGGCCTGTTCTACGGTCAGGCCGCGGGCTGA
- a CDS encoding type II secretion system F family protein, with product MLDQLNTAITDLLGPAGPLIVVAGLAILLILATIPILLSTKPDPLDKLKETSQKKMDAQSRAVLRDKRRNEKLNKYAQFLEPQDAKELSEIKLKLLQAGYRTKDAVQVYYFMQFALGLGMLAAGTGYYLFFVNPEEADMTTKLMYILGPGCVGYLAPKYWITKRMEKRKEEIQQGFPDALDMMLVCVEAGQSMEQSIIRVAKELRASYPALADEFEIISHEMKAGKDRSQVLNDMSERCGSQDVSSFVTVLNQAQTFGTSISDALRVYAGEMRDKRVMRAEEAANKLPTKMTLTTMMLTVPPLLIILVGPSAVGITQMGAMAGN from the coding sequence ATGCTAGACCAACTCAACACCGCGATCACCGATCTGCTGGGCCCCGCCGGCCCGCTGATCGTGGTTGCCGGTCTCGCGATCCTGCTGATCCTCGCGACCATCCCGATCTTGCTGAGCACCAAGCCTGACCCGCTCGACAAGCTCAAGGAGACCTCGCAGAAGAAGATGGACGCGCAGTCGCGCGCCGTCCTGCGCGACAAGCGCCGCAACGAGAAGCTGAACAAGTACGCGCAGTTCCTCGAACCGCAGGACGCCAAGGAACTGTCCGAGATCAAGCTGAAACTGCTTCAGGCGGGCTACCGCACGAAGGACGCGGTGCAGGTCTACTACTTCATGCAGTTCGCGCTCGGCCTCGGGATGCTGGCGGCAGGCACGGGGTATTACCTCTTCTTCGTGAACCCCGAAGAAGCGGACATGACCACCAAGCTGATGTATATCCTCGGCCCCGGCTGTGTCGGCTACCTCGCCCCGAAGTACTGGATCACCAAGCGCATGGAGAAGCGCAAGGAAGAGATCCAGCAGGGTTTCCCGGATGCGCTCGACATGATGCTCGTGTGCGTCGAGGCCGGCCAGTCGATGGAACAGTCGATCATCCGCGTGGCGAAGGAGCTGCGCGCCTCCTACCCCGCGCTGGCCGATGAGTTCGAGATCATCAGCCACGAGATGAAGGCCGGCAAGGACCGCAGCCAGGTCCTGAACGACATGTCGGAGCGTTGCGGATCGCAGGACGTGTCGAGCTTCGTGACCGTGCTGAATCAGGCGCAGACCTTCGGTACGTCGATCTCCGACGCGCTGCGCGTCTATGCCGGAGAGATGCGGGACAAGCGTGTGATGCGCGCCGAGGAAGCCGCCAACAAGCTGCCGACCAAGATGACGCTGACCACAATGATGCTGACGGTGCCGCCGCTGCTGATCATCCTCGTCGGCCCCTCTGCCGTGGGCATCACGCAGATGGGCGCCATGGCCGGCAACTGA
- a CDS encoding type II secretion system F family protein, with translation MLSAAPIIYGLIFVGVLVFVNGIYLVAFGKSISLSNKVNRRLEMLDRGDRREDVLAKLRKEMDQHMESRSLPIYSLLADKANKAAIAFTPQQLMMIMAGASVVAFLGLSIGTETGLPIRVILSAGMGIGGVYMWVGSKAKKRLSMIEEQLPDAVELMVRSLRVGHPFTSAITIVSKEIKDPLATEFGIIADESAYGRDIGEALKHMAERLDMQDLRFLAVAVAIQQQAGGNLAEILEGLAKVIRARFRLFRRVKAITAEAQWSGKFLSGFPVMALIFIQVAKPDYYDEVLDHPWFIPACFIVGIMLALNMIVMRWLVNIKV, from the coding sequence ATGCTCTCTGCAGCACCGATCATATACGGCCTGATTTTCGTCGGCGTCCTCGTCTTCGTGAACGGCATCTACCTGGTCGCCTTCGGCAAGTCGATCTCGCTGTCCAACAAGGTCAACCGGCGGCTGGAAATGCTCGACCGGGGCGACCGGCGCGAAGATGTCCTGGCCAAGCTCCGCAAGGAGATGGACCAGCACATGGAAAGCCGGTCCCTGCCGATCTATTCCCTGCTGGCCGACAAGGCAAACAAGGCGGCCATCGCCTTCACGCCGCAGCAGCTGATGATGATCATGGCAGGCGCATCGGTCGTGGCCTTCCTGGGCCTCAGCATCGGGACGGAGACCGGGCTGCCCATCCGCGTCATTCTGTCGGCCGGCATGGGCATCGGCGGCGTCTACATGTGGGTTGGCTCCAAGGCCAAGAAGCGCCTTTCGATGATCGAGGAGCAGCTGCCCGATGCTGTGGAACTTATGGTGCGGTCGCTGCGCGTCGGCCATCCGTTCACCTCCGCGATCACCATCGTCTCGAAAGAGATCAAGGACCCGCTGGCGACCGAGTTCGGCATCATCGCCGACGAATCCGCCTATGGCCGTGACATCGGCGAGGCGCTGAAGCACATGGCCGAACGGCTCGACATGCAGGACTTGCGTTTCCTCGCCGTCGCCGTGGCGATCCAGCAGCAGGCGGGCGGCAACCTCGCCGAGATCCTCGAAGGTCTGGCCAAGGTGATCCGCGCCCGCTTCCGCCTGTTCCGCCGCGTGAAGGCCATCACCGCCGAGGCGCAGTGGTCCGGCAAGTTCCTGTCCGGCTTTCCCGTCATGGCCCTGATCTTCATCCAGGTCGCCAAACCCGACTACTACGACGAAGTTCTGGACCACCCGTGGTTCATTCCGGCCTGCTTCATCGTCGGCATCATGCTCGCCCTGAACATGATCGTCATGCGCTGGCTCGTGAACATCAAGGTCTGA
- a CDS encoding CpaF family protein, which produces MFSRYKKPGLKEAPRPVAKAEAVAAPAADDRKVEVRTPSAVRRKGPPQAPAQAGNADKEKKRKERLGEVKLELHRALLENLNLAALDQASEAELREEISQIATESLTERGIVLNRDERRAMMTDLYDEVKGLGPLEALLKDDTVSDILVNGPHQIFVERSGKLQLSDITFKDEKHLMRIIDKIVSAVGRRVDESNPYVDARLMDGSRFNAMVPPIAIDGSLVSIRKFKKDKLGIDDLVNFGAFTEEMAVYLQAAVATRLNIIVSGGTGSGKTTTLNALSSFIDDSERILTIEDTAELQLQQTHVGRMESRPPNVEGKGAVTPRDCLKNALRMRPDRIIVGETRGEEVIDMLQAMNTGHDGSMTTIHANSARDGVARLENMIAMAGIEMPLKAVRSQIASAVNLIVQASRLQDGSRRMTSITEITGMEGDVISMQEIFRYQRVGLTPDNKIIGHFTATGVRSAFSERFRMWGYDIPASIYEPFRPD; this is translated from the coding sequence ATGTTCTCACGCTACAAGAAACCCGGTCTCAAGGAGGCCCCCCGCCCCGTGGCCAAGGCGGAAGCCGTCGCCGCCCCGGCGGCGGACGACCGCAAGGTCGAGGTGCGGACACCGTCGGCCGTGCGCCGCAAGGGGCCGCCGCAGGCCCCGGCCCAAGCGGGCAATGCCGACAAGGAAAAGAAGCGCAAGGAACGCCTTGGCGAGGTGAAGCTGGAACTGCACCGCGCGCTGCTGGAGAACCTTAATCTCGCCGCGCTGGACCAGGCGTCCGAGGCGGAGCTGCGCGAGGAAATCTCCCAGATCGCGACGGAATCGCTCACTGAACGCGGCATCGTGCTGAACCGCGACGAGCGGCGCGCGATGATGACCGACCTCTACGACGAGGTGAAAGGTCTGGGCCCGCTCGAGGCCTTGCTGAAAGACGACACCGTCTCCGATATCCTCGTGAACGGTCCGCACCAGATCTTTGTCGAACGGTCGGGCAAGCTGCAGCTCTCGGACATCACGTTCAAGGACGAGAAGCACCTGATGCGGATCATCGACAAGATCGTGTCCGCCGTGGGCCGCCGTGTCGATGAATCGAACCCCTATGTCGACGCCCGTCTGATGGACGGCTCCCGTTTCAACGCCATGGTGCCGCCCATCGCCATCGACGGCAGCCTCGTCTCGATCCGGAAGTTCAAGAAGGACAAGCTGGGCATCGACGACCTCGTGAACTTCGGCGCCTTCACCGAAGAGATGGCCGTCTACCTTCAAGCCGCCGTGGCGACCCGCCTGAACATCATCGTCTCCGGCGGTACGGGTTCGGGCAAGACGACCACGCTCAACGCATTGTCCAGCTTCATCGACGACAGCGAACGCATCCTGACCATCGAGGATACCGCGGAACTCCAGCTTCAGCAGACCCACGTGGGACGCATGGAAAGCCGCCCGCCCAACGTCGAGGGCAAGGGGGCCGTCACGCCACGCGATTGCCTCAAGAACGCCCTGCGTATGCGCCCTGACAGGATCATCGTGGGGGAAACCCGCGGCGAGGAAGTCATCGACATGCTCCAGGCTATGAACACCGGTCACGACGGCTCCATGACCACAATCCACGCGAACTCCGCGCGGGACGGCGTGGCGCGTCTGGAAAACATGATCGCCATGGCCGGGATCGAGATGCCGCTGAAGGCGGTCCGCTCGCAGATCGCATCGGCCGTGAACCTCATCGTGCAGGCGTCGCGCCTGCAGGACGGCTCCCGCCGGATGACCTCCATCACCGAGATCACCGGCATGGAGGGCGACGTCATCTCCATGCAGGAAATCTTCCGCTACCAGCGCGTCGGGCTGACGCCGGACAACAAGATCATCGGTCACTTCACCGCGACCGGCGTGCGGTCGGCCTTCTCGGAGCGGTTCCGGATGTGGGGTTACGACATCCCGGCCTCGATCTACGAACCGTTCCGCCCGGATTAA